The Felis catus isolate Fca126 chromosome X, F.catus_Fca126_mat1.0, whole genome shotgun sequence genome includes a region encoding these proteins:
- the DRP2 gene encoding dystrophin-related protein 2 isoform X1, producing MQPMVMQGCPYTLPRCHEWRAADQFHNSSSLRSTCLQPQVRVAATAPAPPQDGAGLSCLSPNLFNGSVGAAGPLEPRAMNLCWNEIKKKSHNLRARLEAFSDHSGKLQLPLQEIIDWLSQKDEELSAQLPLQGDVALVQQEKETHAAFMEDVKSRGPYIYSVLESAQAFLSQHPFEELEEPHSESKDTSPRQRIQNLSRFVWKQATVASELWEKLTARCVDQHRHIEHTLEQLLEIQGAMEELSNTLTQAEGVRATWEPIGDLFIDSLPEHIQALKLFKEEFSPMKDGVKLVNDLAHQLAISDVHLSMENSRALEQINVRWKQLQVSVGERLKQLQDAHRDFGPGSQHFLSSSVQVPWERAISPNKVPYYINHQAQTTCWDHPKMTELYQTLADLNNIKFSAYRTAMKLRRVQKALRLDLVTLTTALEIFNEHDLQASEQVMDVVEVIHCLTALYERLEEERGILVNVPLCVDMSLNWLLNVFDSGRSGKMRALSFKTGIACLCGTEVKEKLQYLFSQVANSGSQCDQRHLGVLLHEAIQVPRQLGEVAAFGGSNVEPSVRSCFRFSTGKPVIEASQFLEWVNLEPQSMVWLAVLHRVTIAEQVKHQTKCSICRQCPIKGFRYRSLKEFNVDICQTCFLTGRASKGNKLHYPIMEYYTPTTSSENMRDFATTLKNKFRSKHYFSKHPQRGYLPVQSVLEADYSETLASSPMLPHADTHSRIEHFASRLAEMESQNCSFFNDSLSPDDSIDEDQYLLRHSSPITDRETAFGQQAPCSMATESKGELEKILAHLEDENRILQGELRRLKWQHEEAAEAPTLAEGSAEVAQDHHNEELLAEARILRQHKSRLETRMQILEDHNKQLESQLQRLRDLLLQPPTEPDGNGSAGSSLASSPQQSEGSHPQEKGHTTPDTEAADDVGSKSQDVSLCLEDIMEKLRHAFPSVRSSDVTANTLLAS from the exons ATGCAACCTATGGTCATGCAGGGATGCCCTTACACCCTTCCTCGATGTCATGAATGGCGGGCAGCTGACCAGTTCCATAACAGCAGCAGCCTCCGTAGCACCTGCCTCCAGCCTCAG GTTAGAGTTGCTGCTACTGCCCCTGCGCCTCCTCAGGATGGTGCTGGACTTTCCTGCCTAAGCCCAAACCTATTCAACGGGTCTGTTGGTGCCGCTGGACCCCTCGAACCACGAGCCATGAATCTGTGttggaatgaaattaaaaaaaagtctcacaaCCTCCG TGCTCGCCTAGAGGCCTTCTCAGACCACAGTGGGAAGCTTCAGCTCCCTCTCCAAGAGATTATTGACTGGCTCAGCCAGAAAGATGAGGAATTGTCAGCTCAGCTGCCCCTGCAAGGGGATGTGGCTCTGGTGCAacaggagaaggagacacatgCG GCCTTTATGGAAGATGTCAAGTCTCGGGGCCCTTATATCTACTCTGTTCTGGAGTCAGCTCAGGCCTTCCTGTCCCAGCACCCATTTGAGGAATTAGAGGAGCCTCATTCTGAGAGCAAAG ATACTTCTCCCAGACAGCGGATCCAGAACCTTAGCCGCTTTGTGTGGAAGCAGGCAACGGTGGCCAGTGAACTATGGGAGAAGCTGACAGCCCGCTGTGTCGACCAGCACCGCCACATTGAGCACACTCTGGAGCAGCTGTTGGAGATCCAAGGGGCAATGGAGGAATTAAGCAATACTCTGACCCAGGCTGAGGGAGTCCGAGCCACTTGGGAGCCCATTGGGGATCTCTTCATTGATTCACTCCCTGAGCACATCCAGGCTCTTAAG CTATTCAAAGAAGAATTCTCCCCTATGAAAGATGGAGTGAAATTGGTGAATGATCTGGCCCATCAACTTGCCATTTCTGATGTACACTTGTCAATGGAGAATTCCCGCGCCCTGGAGCAGATCAATGTTCGGTGGAAACAGCTACAG GTGTCAGTTGGTGAGAGGCTTAAGCAGCTCCAGGATGCCCACCGGGACTTTGGGCCTGGGTCACAGCATTTCCTCTCCT CCTCTGTGCAGGTTCCCTGGGAAAGAGCAATTTCACCCAATAAAGTTCCCTACTACATCAA CCACCAGGCTCAGACCACTTGCTGGGACCATCCCAAGATGACTGAGTTATACCAAACCCTGG CTGATCTGAACAACATTAAGTTCTCAGCTTACCGCACTGCCATGAAGCTACGCAGAGTCCAGAAGGCGCTGCGTT tgGACCTGGTAACTTTAACCACAGCCCTGGAGATCTTCAATGAGCATGATCTGCAGGCCAGTGAGCAAGTGATGGATGTGGTAGAGGTCATTCACTGCCTGACGGCCTTATATGAACGGCTGGAGGAGGAAAGAGGCATCCTGGTCAATGTGCCACTCTGTGTGGACATGAGCCTCAACTGGCTCCTCAATGTTTTTGATAG TGGTCGCAGTGGAAAGATGCGGGCGTTGTCCTTTAAGACCGGCATTGCATGCCTGTGTGGCACTGAAGTAAAGGAAAAATTGCAAT ACCTCTTCAGCCAAGTAGCCAATTCAGGCAGCCAGTGTGACCAGCGCCACCTCGGTGTCCTGCTTCATGAGGCTATTCAGGTGCCCCGTCAGCTGGGGGAAGTGGCAGCCTTTGGGGGCAGCAACGTGGAGCCCAGTGTCCGTAGTTGCTTCCGTTTT AGCACTGGGAAGCCAGTCATTGAAGCTTCACAGTTCCTTGAGTGGGTCAACTTGGAGCCCCAATCCATGGTGTGGTTGGCTGTCCTGCATCGGGTCACCATTGCTGAGCAAGTGAAGCATCAGACCAAGTGCTCTATCTGTAGGCAGTGCCCCATCAAGGGCTTCAG GTACCGGAGTCTGAAAGAATTTAACGTGGACATCTGCCAGACCTGCTTCTTGACAGGCAGGGCCAGCAAAGGCAACAAGCTGCACTACCCCATCATGGAGTATTACACCCCG ACCACATCCAGTGAGAACATGAGGGACTTTGCCACAACTTTAAAGAACAAATTCCGCTCAAAGCATTATTTCAGCAAACACCCTCAGCGAGGTTATCTGCCTGTGCAATCAGTGCTGGAGGCTGACTACAGTGAGAC GCTGGCTTCTTCCCCGATGTTGCCACACGCTGACACACACTCCCGCATTGAGCATTTTGCCAGCAG GCTTGCTGAGATGGAAAGTCAAAATTGTTCCTTCTTTAATGACAGCCTGTCCCCGGATGACAGCAT AGATGAGGACCAGTACCTGCTGCGGCACTCCAGCCCCATTACAGACCGGGAGACAGCCTTTGgacagcaggctccatgcagcaTGGCCACAGAAAGCAAGGGGGAGCTAGAGAAGATCCTGGCACACTTAGAGGATGAGAACCG GATTCTCCAGGGAGAGCTGAGGCGCCTGAAGTGGCAGCATGAGGAGGCTGCCGAGGCCCCCACCCTGGCTGAGGGCTCTGCCGAGGTAGCACAGGACCACCACAATGAGGAGCTTCTGGCTGAGGCCCGGATCCTTCGGCAGCACAAGAGCCGCCTGGAGACACGCATGCAGATCCTTGAGGACCACAACAAGCAACTAGAGTCTCAGCTGCAGCGCTTAAGGGATCTGCTCCTGCAG CCACCCACCGAACCAGATGGCAATGGCTCTGCAGGCTCGTCCCTAGCTTCCTCTCCACAGCAGTCAGAAGGCAGTCACCCCCAGGAGAAGGGACATACTACTCCAGATACTGAGGCAGCAG ATGATGTGGGGTCAAAGAGCCAAGATGTCAGCCTGTGCTTAGAAGACATCATGGAGAAGCTCCGCCATGCCTTCCCCAGTGTGCGAAGCTCTGATGTGACTGCCAACACCCTACTGGCCTCTTGA
- the DRP2 gene encoding dystrophin-related protein 2 isoform X4, with the protein MNGGQLTSSITAAASVAPASSLSARLEAFSDHSGKLQLPLQEIIDWLSQKDEELSAQLPLQGDVALVQQEKETHAAFMEDVKSRGPYIYSVLESAQAFLSQHPFEELEEPHSESKDTSPRQRIQNLSRFVWKQATVASELWEKLTARCVDQHRHIEHTLEQLLEIQGAMEELSNTLTQAEGVRATWEPIGDLFIDSLPEHIQALKLFKEEFSPMKDGVKLVNDLAHQLAISDVHLSMENSRALEQINVRWKQLQVSVGERLKQLQDAHRDFGPGSQHFLSSSVQVPWERAISPNKVPYYINHQAQTTCWDHPKMTELYQTLADLNNIKFSAYRTAMKLRRVQKALRLDLVTLTTALEIFNEHDLQASEQVMDVVEVIHCLTALYERLEEERGILVNVPLCVDMSLNWLLNVFDSGRSGKMRALSFKTGIACLCGTEVKEKLQYLFSQVANSGSQCDQRHLGVLLHEAIQVPRQLGEVAAFGGSNVEPSVRSCFRFSTGKPVIEASQFLEWVNLEPQSMVWLAVLHRVTIAEQVKHQTKCSICRQCPIKGFRYRSLKEFNVDICQTCFLTGRASKGNKLHYPIMEYYTPTTSSENMRDFATTLKNKFRSKHYFSKHPQRGYLPVQSVLEADYSETLASSPMLPHADTHSRIEHFASRLAEMESQNCSFFNDSLSPDDSIDEDQYLLRHSSPITDRETAFGQQAPCSMATESKGELEKILAHLEDENRILQGELRRLKWQHEEAAEAPTLAEGSAEVAQDHHNEELLAEARILRQHKSRLETRMQILEDHNKQLESQLQRLRDLLLQPPTEPDGNGSAGSSLASSPQQSEGSHPQEKGHTTPDTEAADDVGSKSQDVSLCLEDIMEKLRHAFPSVRSSDVTANTLLAS; encoded by the exons ATGAATGGCGGGCAGCTGACCAGTTCCATAACAGCAGCAGCCTCCGTAGCACCTGCCTCCAGCCTCAG TGCTCGCCTAGAGGCCTTCTCAGACCACAGTGGGAAGCTTCAGCTCCCTCTCCAAGAGATTATTGACTGGCTCAGCCAGAAAGATGAGGAATTGTCAGCTCAGCTGCCCCTGCAAGGGGATGTGGCTCTGGTGCAacaggagaaggagacacatgCG GCCTTTATGGAAGATGTCAAGTCTCGGGGCCCTTATATCTACTCTGTTCTGGAGTCAGCTCAGGCCTTCCTGTCCCAGCACCCATTTGAGGAATTAGAGGAGCCTCATTCTGAGAGCAAAG ATACTTCTCCCAGACAGCGGATCCAGAACCTTAGCCGCTTTGTGTGGAAGCAGGCAACGGTGGCCAGTGAACTATGGGAGAAGCTGACAGCCCGCTGTGTCGACCAGCACCGCCACATTGAGCACACTCTGGAGCAGCTGTTGGAGATCCAAGGGGCAATGGAGGAATTAAGCAATACTCTGACCCAGGCTGAGGGAGTCCGAGCCACTTGGGAGCCCATTGGGGATCTCTTCATTGATTCACTCCCTGAGCACATCCAGGCTCTTAAG CTATTCAAAGAAGAATTCTCCCCTATGAAAGATGGAGTGAAATTGGTGAATGATCTGGCCCATCAACTTGCCATTTCTGATGTACACTTGTCAATGGAGAATTCCCGCGCCCTGGAGCAGATCAATGTTCGGTGGAAACAGCTACAG GTGTCAGTTGGTGAGAGGCTTAAGCAGCTCCAGGATGCCCACCGGGACTTTGGGCCTGGGTCACAGCATTTCCTCTCCT CCTCTGTGCAGGTTCCCTGGGAAAGAGCAATTTCACCCAATAAAGTTCCCTACTACATCAA CCACCAGGCTCAGACCACTTGCTGGGACCATCCCAAGATGACTGAGTTATACCAAACCCTGG CTGATCTGAACAACATTAAGTTCTCAGCTTACCGCACTGCCATGAAGCTACGCAGAGTCCAGAAGGCGCTGCGTT tgGACCTGGTAACTTTAACCACAGCCCTGGAGATCTTCAATGAGCATGATCTGCAGGCCAGTGAGCAAGTGATGGATGTGGTAGAGGTCATTCACTGCCTGACGGCCTTATATGAACGGCTGGAGGAGGAAAGAGGCATCCTGGTCAATGTGCCACTCTGTGTGGACATGAGCCTCAACTGGCTCCTCAATGTTTTTGATAG TGGTCGCAGTGGAAAGATGCGGGCGTTGTCCTTTAAGACCGGCATTGCATGCCTGTGTGGCACTGAAGTAAAGGAAAAATTGCAAT ACCTCTTCAGCCAAGTAGCCAATTCAGGCAGCCAGTGTGACCAGCGCCACCTCGGTGTCCTGCTTCATGAGGCTATTCAGGTGCCCCGTCAGCTGGGGGAAGTGGCAGCCTTTGGGGGCAGCAACGTGGAGCCCAGTGTCCGTAGTTGCTTCCGTTTT AGCACTGGGAAGCCAGTCATTGAAGCTTCACAGTTCCTTGAGTGGGTCAACTTGGAGCCCCAATCCATGGTGTGGTTGGCTGTCCTGCATCGGGTCACCATTGCTGAGCAAGTGAAGCATCAGACCAAGTGCTCTATCTGTAGGCAGTGCCCCATCAAGGGCTTCAG GTACCGGAGTCTGAAAGAATTTAACGTGGACATCTGCCAGACCTGCTTCTTGACAGGCAGGGCCAGCAAAGGCAACAAGCTGCACTACCCCATCATGGAGTATTACACCCCG ACCACATCCAGTGAGAACATGAGGGACTTTGCCACAACTTTAAAGAACAAATTCCGCTCAAAGCATTATTTCAGCAAACACCCTCAGCGAGGTTATCTGCCTGTGCAATCAGTGCTGGAGGCTGACTACAGTGAGAC GCTGGCTTCTTCCCCGATGTTGCCACACGCTGACACACACTCCCGCATTGAGCATTTTGCCAGCAG GCTTGCTGAGATGGAAAGTCAAAATTGTTCCTTCTTTAATGACAGCCTGTCCCCGGATGACAGCAT AGATGAGGACCAGTACCTGCTGCGGCACTCCAGCCCCATTACAGACCGGGAGACAGCCTTTGgacagcaggctccatgcagcaTGGCCACAGAAAGCAAGGGGGAGCTAGAGAAGATCCTGGCACACTTAGAGGATGAGAACCG GATTCTCCAGGGAGAGCTGAGGCGCCTGAAGTGGCAGCATGAGGAGGCTGCCGAGGCCCCCACCCTGGCTGAGGGCTCTGCCGAGGTAGCACAGGACCACCACAATGAGGAGCTTCTGGCTGAGGCCCGGATCCTTCGGCAGCACAAGAGCCGCCTGGAGACACGCATGCAGATCCTTGAGGACCACAACAAGCAACTAGAGTCTCAGCTGCAGCGCTTAAGGGATCTGCTCCTGCAG CCACCCACCGAACCAGATGGCAATGGCTCTGCAGGCTCGTCCCTAGCTTCCTCTCCACAGCAGTCAGAAGGCAGTCACCCCCAGGAGAAGGGACATACTACTCCAGATACTGAGGCAGCAG ATGATGTGGGGTCAAAGAGCCAAGATGTCAGCCTGTGCTTAGAAGACATCATGGAGAAGCTCCGCCATGCCTTCCCCAGTGTGCGAAGCTCTGATGTGACTGCCAACACCCTACTGGCCTCTTGA
- the DRP2 gene encoding dystrophin-related protein 2 isoform X2, with protein sequence MQPMVMQGCPYTLPRCHEWRAADQFHNSSSLRSTCLQPQVRVAATAPAPPQDGAGLSCLSPNLFNGSVGAAGPLEPRAMNLCWNEIKKKSHNLRARLEAFSDHSGKLQLPLQEIIDWLSQKDEELSAQLPLQGDVALVQQEKETHAAFMEDVKSRGPYIYSVLESAQAFLSQHPFEELEEPHSESKDTSPRQRIQNLSRFVWKQATVASELWEKLTARCVDQHRHIEHTLEQLLEIQGAMEELSNTLTQAEGVRATWEPIGDLFIDSLPEHIQALKLFKEEFSPMKDGVKLVNDLAHQLAISDVHLSMENSRALEQINVRWKQLQVSVGERLKQLQDAHRDFGPGSQHFLSSSVQVPWERAISPNKVPYYINHQAQTTCWDHPKMTELYQTLADLNNIKFSAYRTAMKLRRVQKALRLDLVTLTTALEIFNEHDLQASEQVMDVVEVIHCLTALYERLEEERGILVNVPLCVDMSLNWLLNVFDSGRSGKMRALSFKTGIACLCGTEVKEKLQYLFSQVANSGSQCDQRHLGVLLHEAIQVPRQLGEVAAFGGSNVEPSVRSCFRFSTGKPVIEASQFLEWVNLEPQSMVWLAVLHRVTIAEQVKHQTKCSICRQCPIKGFRYRSLKEFNVDICQTCFLTGRASKGNKLHYPIMEYYTPTTSSENMRDFATTLKNKFRSKHYFSKHPQRGYLPVQSVLEADYSETLAEMESQNCSFFNDSLSPDDSIDEDQYLLRHSSPITDRETAFGQQAPCSMATESKGELEKILAHLEDENRILQGELRRLKWQHEEAAEAPTLAEGSAEVAQDHHNEELLAEARILRQHKSRLETRMQILEDHNKQLESQLQRLRDLLLQPPTEPDGNGSAGSSLASSPQQSEGSHPQEKGHTTPDTEAADDVGSKSQDVSLCLEDIMEKLRHAFPSVRSSDVTANTLLAS encoded by the exons ATGCAACCTATGGTCATGCAGGGATGCCCTTACACCCTTCCTCGATGTCATGAATGGCGGGCAGCTGACCAGTTCCATAACAGCAGCAGCCTCCGTAGCACCTGCCTCCAGCCTCAG GTTAGAGTTGCTGCTACTGCCCCTGCGCCTCCTCAGGATGGTGCTGGACTTTCCTGCCTAAGCCCAAACCTATTCAACGGGTCTGTTGGTGCCGCTGGACCCCTCGAACCACGAGCCATGAATCTGTGttggaatgaaattaaaaaaaagtctcacaaCCTCCG TGCTCGCCTAGAGGCCTTCTCAGACCACAGTGGGAAGCTTCAGCTCCCTCTCCAAGAGATTATTGACTGGCTCAGCCAGAAAGATGAGGAATTGTCAGCTCAGCTGCCCCTGCAAGGGGATGTGGCTCTGGTGCAacaggagaaggagacacatgCG GCCTTTATGGAAGATGTCAAGTCTCGGGGCCCTTATATCTACTCTGTTCTGGAGTCAGCTCAGGCCTTCCTGTCCCAGCACCCATTTGAGGAATTAGAGGAGCCTCATTCTGAGAGCAAAG ATACTTCTCCCAGACAGCGGATCCAGAACCTTAGCCGCTTTGTGTGGAAGCAGGCAACGGTGGCCAGTGAACTATGGGAGAAGCTGACAGCCCGCTGTGTCGACCAGCACCGCCACATTGAGCACACTCTGGAGCAGCTGTTGGAGATCCAAGGGGCAATGGAGGAATTAAGCAATACTCTGACCCAGGCTGAGGGAGTCCGAGCCACTTGGGAGCCCATTGGGGATCTCTTCATTGATTCACTCCCTGAGCACATCCAGGCTCTTAAG CTATTCAAAGAAGAATTCTCCCCTATGAAAGATGGAGTGAAATTGGTGAATGATCTGGCCCATCAACTTGCCATTTCTGATGTACACTTGTCAATGGAGAATTCCCGCGCCCTGGAGCAGATCAATGTTCGGTGGAAACAGCTACAG GTGTCAGTTGGTGAGAGGCTTAAGCAGCTCCAGGATGCCCACCGGGACTTTGGGCCTGGGTCACAGCATTTCCTCTCCT CCTCTGTGCAGGTTCCCTGGGAAAGAGCAATTTCACCCAATAAAGTTCCCTACTACATCAA CCACCAGGCTCAGACCACTTGCTGGGACCATCCCAAGATGACTGAGTTATACCAAACCCTGG CTGATCTGAACAACATTAAGTTCTCAGCTTACCGCACTGCCATGAAGCTACGCAGAGTCCAGAAGGCGCTGCGTT tgGACCTGGTAACTTTAACCACAGCCCTGGAGATCTTCAATGAGCATGATCTGCAGGCCAGTGAGCAAGTGATGGATGTGGTAGAGGTCATTCACTGCCTGACGGCCTTATATGAACGGCTGGAGGAGGAAAGAGGCATCCTGGTCAATGTGCCACTCTGTGTGGACATGAGCCTCAACTGGCTCCTCAATGTTTTTGATAG TGGTCGCAGTGGAAAGATGCGGGCGTTGTCCTTTAAGACCGGCATTGCATGCCTGTGTGGCACTGAAGTAAAGGAAAAATTGCAAT ACCTCTTCAGCCAAGTAGCCAATTCAGGCAGCCAGTGTGACCAGCGCCACCTCGGTGTCCTGCTTCATGAGGCTATTCAGGTGCCCCGTCAGCTGGGGGAAGTGGCAGCCTTTGGGGGCAGCAACGTGGAGCCCAGTGTCCGTAGTTGCTTCCGTTTT AGCACTGGGAAGCCAGTCATTGAAGCTTCACAGTTCCTTGAGTGGGTCAACTTGGAGCCCCAATCCATGGTGTGGTTGGCTGTCCTGCATCGGGTCACCATTGCTGAGCAAGTGAAGCATCAGACCAAGTGCTCTATCTGTAGGCAGTGCCCCATCAAGGGCTTCAG GTACCGGAGTCTGAAAGAATTTAACGTGGACATCTGCCAGACCTGCTTCTTGACAGGCAGGGCCAGCAAAGGCAACAAGCTGCACTACCCCATCATGGAGTATTACACCCCG ACCACATCCAGTGAGAACATGAGGGACTTTGCCACAACTTTAAAGAACAAATTCCGCTCAAAGCATTATTTCAGCAAACACCCTCAGCGAGGTTATCTGCCTGTGCAATCAGTGCTGGAGGCTGACTACAGTGAGAC GCTTGCTGAGATGGAAAGTCAAAATTGTTCCTTCTTTAATGACAGCCTGTCCCCGGATGACAGCAT AGATGAGGACCAGTACCTGCTGCGGCACTCCAGCCCCATTACAGACCGGGAGACAGCCTTTGgacagcaggctccatgcagcaTGGCCACAGAAAGCAAGGGGGAGCTAGAGAAGATCCTGGCACACTTAGAGGATGAGAACCG GATTCTCCAGGGAGAGCTGAGGCGCCTGAAGTGGCAGCATGAGGAGGCTGCCGAGGCCCCCACCCTGGCTGAGGGCTCTGCCGAGGTAGCACAGGACCACCACAATGAGGAGCTTCTGGCTGAGGCCCGGATCCTTCGGCAGCACAAGAGCCGCCTGGAGACACGCATGCAGATCCTTGAGGACCACAACAAGCAACTAGAGTCTCAGCTGCAGCGCTTAAGGGATCTGCTCCTGCAG CCACCCACCGAACCAGATGGCAATGGCTCTGCAGGCTCGTCCCTAGCTTCCTCTCCACAGCAGTCAGAAGGCAGTCACCCCCAGGAGAAGGGACATACTACTCCAGATACTGAGGCAGCAG ATGATGTGGGGTCAAAGAGCCAAGATGTCAGCCTGTGCTTAGAAGACATCATGGAGAAGCTCCGCCATGCCTTCCCCAGTGTGCGAAGCTCTGATGTGACTGCCAACACCCTACTGGCCTCTTGA